One segment of Calypte anna isolate BGI_N300 chromosome 4A, bCalAnn1_v1.p, whole genome shotgun sequence DNA contains the following:
- the TMEM33 gene encoding transmembrane protein 33: MADSTQNGPMQGGAGGGAVQFLMANKLDTAMWISRLFTVYCSALFVLPLLGLHEAASFYQRALLANALTSALRLHQRLPHFQLSRAFLAQALLEDSCHYLLYSLIFVNSYPVTMSIFPVLLFSLLHAATYTKKVLDARSSNSLPFLRNLLEKLNANQQNILKFIACNEIFLMPATVFMLFSGQGSLLQPFIYYRFLTLRYSSRRNPYCRTLFTELRIVVEHLIMKPSCPVFVRRLCLSSISFISRLAPTVA; this comes from the exons ATGGCGGACTCCACGCAGAACGGGCCCATGCAAGGCGGGGCCGGTGGCGGAGCCGTG CAATTTCTGATGGCTAACAAGTTGGATACAGCAATGTGGATTTCCCGCTTGTTCACAGTTTACTGCTCAGCTTTATTTGTCCTGCCTCTTCTAGG GTTGCATGAAGCAGCAAGCTTTTATCAGCGTGCCTTGCTGGCAAATGCTCTTACTAGCGCCCTCCGACTACACCAAAGGCTACCCCACTTTCAGCTTAGCAGGGCATTTCTGGCCCAGGCTTTGCTGGAGGACAGCTGCCACTACCTGTTGTACTCTCTTATCTTTGTAAATTCATACCCTGTTACAA TGAGTATTTTCCCAGTTCTGCTGTTCTCTTTGCTTCATGCTGCCACATATACAAAGAAAGTTCTTGAT gcACGAAGTTCAAATAGCCTGCCTTTTCTGAGAAATCTTTTAGAGAAACTGAATGCTAATCAACAGAATATTCTAAAATTCATTGCTTGCAATGAAATTTTCCTGATGCCAGCTACAGTTTTTATGCTTTTCAG TGGGCAAGGGAGTCTGCTCCAGCCATTCATTTACTACAGATTTCTGACACTGCGCTACTCCTCACGACGGAACCCGTACTGTCG GACTCTGTTCACCGAACTGAGGATTGTTGTTGAACACTTAATAATGAAGCCATCATGCCCTGTTTTTGTAAGAAGACTATGCCTCAGCAGCATTTCCTTTATAAGCAGATTGGCACCAACTGTTGCATAG